A single Macaca mulatta isolate MMU2019108-1 chromosome 15, T2T-MMU8v2.0, whole genome shotgun sequence DNA region contains:
- the TEX53 gene encoding testis-expressed protein 53, which yields MGSKIFCCCRKTSEGSSTTAGFHNPRMFQQHHPRSFNLNTNSLHSAAPNRHPRLPHDKRVMLKACTLRRP from the exons ATGGGGTCCAAGATCTTCTGTTGTTGCCGCAAGACCAGCGAGGGGTCTTCTACCACTGCTGGCTTCCACAATCCAAGAATGTTCCAACAGCATCATCCACGGTCCTTTA ATCTGAACACAAATTCTCTCCACAGTGCTGCACCAAACAGACATCCACGCCTCCCCCATGACAAACGCGTGATGCTCAAGGCGTGCACCCTCAGGAGGCCATGA